The following proteins are encoded in a genomic region of Acidobacteriota bacterium:
- a CDS encoding ThuA domain-containing protein, with protein sequence MSYQVGADSIARFTGPGALGAIPHTSRLGSFGWLLILLLSTGSMTAEPQPQLLPHHEELAPGVHAAGFSHQFASANCGWVELDGETLLVDLPRGRSVEAYLDRVTAQGKRPARLLVLTHIWEDSSWATYSAYEPVEKRWYRSPEPMGPDAIAPLVGALIKGGVKQIVTSPKIRQRLLGKMPDLDPSMVTALSSPGFVGDSARSIRFLPLDGVWDEGAGALYLRKEKVLFGGPLVMNGIRFHPDGKDTAAWIEVLDRLHDLGAREVVPGFGSWTGTNMLGRLRDLLAELRDEVAYGIAIGYSLAEVQKYVRIPDGLQYWTTHSRPRDPQIAHVYRELTVPNAPFHGRPPRPGDSGPHALVLIGDSPHPPAPIRKALAMVFQATGVTPHFTVDVNALSAENLSRVQLLVILRDGRQVERKGEGREPLRVLVDPLHGEIKTWVTLEQERAVVDFVEKGGSFLNLHNSLGLYPPAGPYLKLVGGRYIGHGPYERFRVEVVDPDHPITEGVSDYTTADEQHSPVIYDESQVHMILESRMDNGIAVPAGWVREAGKGRVCHLAGGHPAEPLFHPMYQRLMKNAVRWCLRAE encoded by the coding sequence ATGTCATATCAGGTGGGGGCCGATTCGATAGCTCGTTTCACCGGACCCGGCGCATTGGGAGCCATCCCGCATACGTCGAGGCTCGGATCGTTTGGATGGTTGTTGATTCTGCTACTCTCCACGGGATCGATGACAGCCGAGCCGCAACCACAGCTCCTCCCTCATCATGAGGAACTGGCTCCGGGGGTTCACGCCGCCGGGTTCTCCCACCAATTCGCCAGCGCCAACTGCGGATGGGTGGAGTTGGACGGGGAGACCCTGTTGGTCGACCTGCCCAGAGGCCGATCCGTTGAGGCCTATCTGGACCGGGTCACGGCTCAAGGAAAGCGGCCCGCGCGGCTTCTGGTATTGACCCACATCTGGGAGGATTCGTCCTGGGCGACCTATTCGGCCTACGAACCGGTGGAAAAGCGCTGGTACCGCTCTCCCGAACCCATGGGACCGGACGCGATCGCTCCTCTGGTCGGCGCGCTGATCAAGGGAGGCGTCAAGCAGATCGTCACCTCTCCCAAGATTCGCCAGCGTTTGTTGGGCAAGATGCCGGATCTGGATCCGTCCATGGTGACGGCCCTGTCGAGTCCGGGCTTCGTTGGAGACTCCGCCCGGTCGATCCGGTTCCTGCCGCTGGACGGAGTCTGGGACGAGGGAGCCGGAGCTCTCTATCTGCGGAAGGAAAAAGTCCTTTTCGGCGGCCCCCTGGTCATGAACGGCATCCGGTTCCATCCGGATGGGAAGGACACCGCGGCCTGGATCGAGGTTCTGGACCGCCTCCATGACCTGGGCGCGCGAGAGGTCGTACCGGGCTTCGGTTCCTGGACCGGGACCAACATGCTGGGGCGTCTCCGCGACCTGCTGGCGGAGCTCCGGGACGAGGTCGCCTACGGGATCGCCATTGGATACTCCCTGGCCGAGGTCCAGAAGTATGTCCGGATTCCCGACGGGCTCCAGTATTGGACCACCCATTCGCGCCCCAGAGACCCACAGATCGCCCATGTCTATCGGGAGCTCACGGTCCCCAATGCTCCCTTCCACGGTCGTCCGCCCCGGCCCGGCGACTCCGGTCCCCATGCGCTGGTCCTGATCGGGGACAGTCCCCATCCACCGGCGCCGATCCGGAAGGCGTTGGCAATGGTATTCCAGGCCACCGGCGTGACTCCCCACTTCACGGTGGACGTGAACGCCCTGTCGGCGGAAAACCTGTCCCGGGTCCAGTTGCTGGTCATTCTGCGGGACGGCCGCCAGGTGGAGCGCAAAGGGGAGGGCCGGGAGCCGTTGCGGGTTCTGGTGGATCCCCTGCATGGGGAGATCAAGACCTGGGTGACCCTGGAACAGGAGCGGGCGGTGGTGGATTTCGTGGAGAAGGGCGGCTCCTTCCTGAATCTCCACAACTCGCTGGGGCTCTATCCTCCCGCCGGACCCTACTTGAAGCTGGTGGGAGGACGTTACATCGGGCACGGACCCTATGAGCGCTTCCGCGTCGAGGTGGTGGACCCGGATCATCCCATCACGGAGGGCGTCAGCGACTACACGACCGCCGACGAGCAGCACTCGCCGGTCATCTACGACGAGAGCCAGGTCCACATGATCCTGGAGAGCCGGATGGACAACGGAATCGCGGTCCCCGCCGGCTGGGTCCGCGAGGCCGGGAAGGGCAGAGTCTGCCACCTGGCCGGCGGCCATCCGGCCGAACCGCTGTTTCACCCCATGTACCAGCGCTTGATGAAGAACGCCGTCCGCTGGTGCCTTCGGGCCGAGTGA
- a CDS encoding PQQ-dependent sugar dehydrogenase: MKARQLLGFSWCILLAAGGAVLAQSSDLPVNWRKLPEPFHSKSSSNRPQIVPRPEGASLKLPDGFQAEVIASGFEKPRFMLLGPTGEILITDSGKRNEPTGTVTRLMHGKKTVLLEGLDRPYGLARYQGYLYVAEPTSVKRYPYKNLWITGEGEEVFSMAGFGKGHWTRTLLFDRQREKLYVTVGSSSNIGKGDPPVRAALNRINPDGSGHEIFATGLRNTVGLRWRPGTDELWGSVQERDGLGDDLPDDYLVHIEQGGFYGFPDAYSGPHKEPRHKETDQEKVDSSRYPDVLLGAHVSVLDILFYSGSQFPEKYHGGLFLAFRGSSNRAVRVGYSIAFIPFLKGRPTSGPTDFLTGWMLAPDRPEVWGRPVGLLQMVDGSLLISDDGAGKIWRVSYDPKR, from the coding sequence ATGAAGGCGCGTCAACTCCTCGGATTCTCCTGGTGCATCCTGCTGGCGGCCGGTGGCGCCGTCCTGGCTCAATCGTCCGATCTTCCGGTGAACTGGAGGAAGCTTCCCGAGCCGTTCCATTCCAAATCGTCCAGCAACCGACCGCAGATCGTGCCCCGGCCCGAGGGGGCCAGCCTGAAGCTCCCCGACGGCTTTCAGGCCGAGGTCATCGCCAGCGGTTTCGAGAAGCCGCGCTTCATGCTCCTGGGTCCGACCGGTGAGATTCTGATCACCGACAGCGGCAAGCGGAATGAACCGACCGGAACCGTCACCCGGCTGATGCACGGCAAGAAGACCGTCCTCCTGGAAGGATTGGACCGGCCTTACGGTTTGGCCCGCTACCAGGGTTACCTCTACGTGGCCGAGCCCACCTCCGTCAAACGCTATCCCTACAAGAACCTCTGGATCACGGGAGAGGGCGAGGAGGTCTTCTCCATGGCGGGATTCGGCAAGGGCCATTGGACCCGGACCCTGTTGTTTGACCGGCAGCGCGAAAAGCTCTACGTGACGGTGGGTTCCAGCTCCAACATCGGCAAGGGGGACCCTCCCGTCCGCGCAGCCCTCAACCGGATCAATCCCGACGGGAGCGGACACGAGATCTTCGCCACCGGTCTGCGCAACACCGTGGGTCTGCGCTGGCGCCCGGGGACGGATGAGCTCTGGGGAAGCGTGCAGGAACGGGACGGACTGGGCGACGATCTGCCGGACGACTACCTGGTCCACATCGAACAGGGCGGTTTCTACGGCTTCCCCGATGCCTATTCCGGTCCCCACAAGGAGCCGCGCCACAAGGAGACCGACCAGGAGAAGGTCGACAGCAGCCGCTACCCGGACGTCCTGCTGGGCGCACACGTGTCGGTCCTGGACATTCTCTTTTACAGCGGGAGCCAGTTCCCCGAGAAATACCACGGCGGCCTCTTCCTGGCCTTTCGCGGCTCCTCCAACCGGGCGGTGCGGGTCGGGTATTCCATTGCATTCATCCCCTTCCTGAAGGGCCGTCCCACCTCGGGTCCCACCGACTTCCTCACGGGCTGGATGTTGGCGCCCGATCGTCCCGAGGTCTGGGGACGGCCGGTGGGGCTGCTGCAGATGGTCGACGGGTCGCTGCTGATCTCCGACGACGGGGCCGGCAAGATCTGGCGGGTGTCCTACGATCCCAAGAGGTAA
- a CDS encoding cytochrome c3 family protein — translation MSGKRLSQTGFAFGAPLVFGLTLLASPDFSHPVHLELGLACAHCHAGAETSRQAGDQIFPRPAVCLSCHSDPERTPLDPARLRWTAPERTYRFDHAFHVRMGDLAPVLAAAIDGGKYFGSPEIRPLLDQSGGCMACHRGLDAGEATPLPVMSDCLVCHSEIDNPFSCGDCHLEGVNLRPADHTQEFADLHGTGKIQLDKASCLPCHGTSFECRGCH, via the coding sequence ATGTCCGGGAAGCGCCTGAGCCAAACCGGCTTCGCCTTTGGCGCGCCCCTGGTGTTCGGCTTGACCCTCCTCGCCTCCCCGGATTTCTCCCACCCGGTTCATCTCGAACTGGGATTGGCCTGCGCTCACTGCCACGCCGGGGCCGAAACCAGCCGTCAAGCCGGCGATCAGATCTTCCCGCGGCCCGCGGTCTGCCTGTCGTGCCACTCCGACCCCGAGCGCACGCCTCTCGACCCGGCCCGGCTCCGCTGGACCGCTCCGGAGCGCACCTACCGATTCGATCACGCCTTCCATGTCCGGATGGGCGACCTCGCCCCTGTCCTTGCGGCTGCCATCGACGGCGGCAAGTATTTCGGATCACCTGAGATCCGGCCCCTCCTGGACCAGTCCGGCGGCTGCATGGCCTGCCACCGGGGACTCGACGCCGGAGAGGCCACTCCCCTTCCCGTCATGTCCGACTGCCTGGTCTGTCACTCGGAGATCGACAACCCCTTCAGTTGCGGCGACTGCCACCTGGAGGGGGTGAACCTGCGGCCCGCGGATCACACCCAGGAATTCGCCGATCTCCACGGGACGGGCAAGATCCAACTGGACAAGGCCAGTTGCCTGCCCTGCCACGGAACCAGCTTCGAGTGCCGAGGTTGCCATTGA
- a CDS encoding PP2C family protein-serine/threonine phosphatase codes for MTTDPQVLDIAVGSILVFNGLAVFLLWGSVRSRSGIELPAFAVCWLLYGIRILGPVEAIRNATPIPPAVWDYITFGAYYSQGIAAWFFVEVFWRTKGVFNCFRRIWQFHIIFVIVAMTVDLYNGAPGSMLPVHVNLLLIYILTTIANYFTGHIRYERETAPAYIAMVIASVIILHDVFARLELLPWTILFGPIGNFVLAAAICYALLHRALNNEKRLATIESELNTARQIQHSLLPRQGPSIEPEKLSVRYIPMDAVGGDFYDFIPIDDHRFGVMVADVTGHGIPAALIATMVKTASASQSHAVAEPSRVLAGMNDALYDQTDLHFVTVTYAYIDLEANELRVASAGHPPPLIYSPTRQSGNEVDINGIALGVLPVQSYETATIPLAPGDRIVIYSDGVTEAAAPDGEEFTTERLLKMLVERSDTTTDEFADYTLRQLIGWTRKPRLALDDDLTLLVIDVPENGNRARQTR; via the coding sequence ATGACGACAGACCCGCAAGTTCTCGACATCGCGGTCGGATCCATCCTGGTATTCAACGGCCTCGCCGTGTTCCTCCTCTGGGGGTCCGTACGTTCACGGAGCGGCATCGAGCTACCCGCCTTCGCCGTCTGCTGGCTGCTCTACGGAATCCGGATTCTGGGCCCGGTCGAGGCCATCCGGAATGCAACCCCAATCCCCCCTGCCGTTTGGGACTACATCACCTTCGGGGCCTACTACAGCCAGGGAATCGCCGCATGGTTCTTCGTGGAAGTGTTCTGGAGGACCAAAGGCGTCTTCAATTGCTTTCGCCGGATCTGGCAGTTCCACATCATTTTCGTGATCGTTGCGATGACGGTCGACCTGTACAACGGCGCGCCGGGCTCGATGCTCCCGGTCCACGTCAATCTGCTCCTCATCTACATCCTGACCACCATCGCCAACTACTTCACCGGCCACATCCGATACGAGCGGGAAACCGCCCCCGCATACATTGCCATGGTCATCGCCTCCGTCATCATCCTCCACGACGTGTTCGCGCGGCTCGAACTGCTCCCGTGGACCATATTGTTCGGTCCCATCGGAAATTTCGTGCTCGCCGCCGCCATCTGCTACGCGTTGCTGCACCGCGCCCTCAACAACGAAAAGCGGCTCGCCACCATCGAGTCGGAACTCAATACCGCCCGGCAGATTCAACACTCCCTCCTTCCCCGGCAAGGGCCGAGCATCGAACCCGAGAAGCTGAGCGTGCGTTACATCCCCATGGACGCCGTGGGCGGCGACTTCTACGACTTCATCCCCATCGACGATCACCGGTTCGGCGTCATGGTCGCCGACGTCACCGGACACGGCATTCCGGCCGCCCTCATCGCCACCATGGTAAAGACTGCGTCGGCGTCACAGTCTCATGCCGTGGCGGAGCCCTCCCGAGTCCTGGCCGGGATGAACGATGCCCTCTACGATCAGACGGACCTCCACTTCGTAACCGTCACCTACGCCTATATCGACCTGGAGGCAAACGAACTGCGTGTCGCGAGCGCCGGCCACCCGCCACCTCTGATCTATTCGCCCACGCGGCAGTCCGGCAACGAGGTCGACATCAACGGTATCGCGCTGGGAGTCCTGCCCGTCCAGAGTTATGAGACCGCAACGATCCCTCTGGCTCCCGGCGACCGCATCGTCATCTACAGCGACGGCGTGACGGAGGCCGCCGCGCCCGACGGCGAGGAATTCACCACAGAACGTCTGCTCAAGATGCTTGTGGAGCGTTCCGACACCACGACGGATGAATTCGCCGACTACACCCTTCGGCAACTGATCGGATGGACTCGCAAACCGCGGCTCGCTCTGGACGACGACCTGACGCTGCTTGTCATTGACGTGCCGGAGAACGGAAACAGGGCCCGCCAAACCCGTTGA
- a CDS encoding MFS transporter: MKPIPPNEPGATGTLFLPTEEMSRRNGLLYLVSMCIFMFAAPVVYVGVVQAALADKLGASAMVANLPASTYLLGAFAPPLLSWLVPHRFVRTTAVVACAVTTTMISLVCICLFAPFSDTVRLTAVIGQGLIQGFSAYTFQVYKYQCLKRGTTPQGRAWAFKWTFALGPIFAVAGSLWAQYVLGGGIEWLPYPYDFAVLYLIGAPSMGMACYLTSRYHLASVPESPRQPFVSYFSGSFKSFVQNRTLVYLWLGFFMWFMVFTAMPTLSLYSREVLGGDPKDYSGWVMALRFGFKAAAGYALGVITLRYGLRASLFVCMVLLGTSIIWGWTVPGYFFLIAFGLMGAGELGGAYFPNYIVGISSPALSTRNMSILMMTSCASFFAPSTHGALADHFGFQASFIFALAAAVVSLFLIAKLPKVRAQDEATSSTSREG, translated from the coding sequence TTGAAACCAATACCGCCCAATGAACCCGGCGCGACCGGCACACTCTTCCTCCCCACCGAAGAGATGAGCCGCCGCAACGGCCTCCTCTACCTCGTCTCCATGTGCATCTTCATGTTCGCGGCGCCGGTGGTCTACGTGGGCGTGGTCCAGGCCGCCCTTGCGGACAAGCTGGGGGCCAGCGCCATGGTGGCCAACCTCCCGGCCTCCACCTATCTTCTGGGCGCCTTCGCTCCTCCCCTGCTGTCGTGGCTGGTTCCCCACCGGTTCGTCCGGACCACCGCCGTGGTCGCCTGCGCCGTGACCACCACCATGATCTCGCTGGTCTGCATCTGCCTCTTCGCGCCGTTCAGCGATACGGTCCGCTTGACCGCAGTCATCGGTCAGGGCCTGATCCAGGGTTTTTCCGCCTACACCTTCCAGGTGTACAAGTACCAGTGCCTGAAGCGGGGCACGACACCCCAAGGCCGCGCCTGGGCCTTCAAGTGGACCTTCGCGCTGGGACCGATCTTCGCCGTGGCCGGATCCCTCTGGGCCCAGTACGTGCTGGGGGGTGGCATCGAGTGGCTCCCCTACCCCTATGACTTCGCCGTGCTCTACCTCATCGGCGCGCCCAGCATGGGCATGGCCTGCTACCTGACCAGCCGGTACCACTTGGCTTCGGTCCCGGAATCCCCGCGTCAACCCTTCGTCAGCTACTTTTCCGGCAGTTTCAAGTCCTTCGTTCAAAACCGCACGCTGGTCTACCTGTGGCTGGGCTTCTTCATGTGGTTCATGGTCTTCACCGCCATGCCCACCCTCTCGCTGTACAGCCGGGAGGTTTTGGGCGGCGACCCCAAGGACTACTCGGGTTGGGTGATGGCCCTTCGCTTCGGATTCAAGGCCGCGGCCGGATACGCCCTGGGCGTGATCACGTTGCGGTACGGCCTGCGGGCCTCCCTCTTCGTCTGCATGGTACTGCTGGGGACCTCCATCATCTGGGGCTGGACGGTTCCCGGCTACTTCTTCCTCATCGCCTTCGGATTGATGGGAGCCGGTGAGCTGGGCGGCGCCTACTTCCCCAACTACATCGTCGGGATCTCGTCACCCGCGCTCTCCACCCGGAACATGTCGATCCTGATGATGACCAGTTGCGCCAGCTTCTTCGCTCCCAGCACCCACGGAGCCCTGGCCGACCATTTCGGGTTCCAGGCCAGCTTTATTTTCGCCCTGGCGGCGGCGGTGGTGTCGCTGTTCCTGATCGCCAAACTTCCGAAAGTCCGCGCCCAGGACGAGGCAACGAGCTCGACGTCCAGGGAGGGATAA
- a CDS encoding sulfatase-like hydrolase/transferase: MPATRENRVWKYALHIGTLSSLSVAQPVLDLLSQQTEYLVSRQVGVLEASFLIFFLVLAVPGLVVAGTFLAGWAIGAKRWFYGAGIGILVVLFGLLVLKTLMPDAGILLSGAVGLLAGSTAIVYDRSSTARRYLTLLSPALLIVPALFLANPSVQSVLNPDAPQGVALDSGRTQTPIVMLVFDELPLQSLLDRRGEIDSLRFPNFAGLAEDAAWFPNTATVSPSTQYAVAAMLTGNLPEPDRTARPTRADYPDNLFTWLRNSHRLNVFESTTHLCPASQARASSRVQSLIRLLVDVSLIYLHLVLPEDLTYRLPDIRYGWTWQLGHPARQFESFLESIPGPEEPGLHFIHLQIPHLPWVYLPSGKRYLSGGDISLFGKRGLWTRDEALVTLAYQRHLLQVGFADRLLGRLLKKLKSHELYDRSLIVVASDHGVSFRPGGSRRAMTDANFKNILNVPLLIKAPHQEQGRSSDRPTRTTDVLPTIAGILGVPAPWPTDGIPVTETELPENRDLASTALNIARPYQFLRSQTTICLQGRSFDVTQRGSRVHLDEVSESGGRIMFFGWAADMETLAPADSILVFANGELVYRGMARRPRPDVVESFKAAELENSGFLLELDRELLEGNPAVRCFASFGDRIREAQYPASFPWSTESDESFDKAKTADAGRICSQDQNEQRSFLITRPLTSESLMAASKPSDFEIGLRERAWDAGEDGLFQPAPFRALIGKRLDQLTVRPTPDLRIELDKPGFLSRLRRRLDSDFIPAAVEGRVSTKYAEVLAVAVNGTVRAVAATFEGRRGDRRFQAIVPESTLRDGTNRIQVFAVGQNNGHVTLFSSAETD; this comes from the coding sequence ATGCCGGCCACGAGAGAGAACCGAGTTTGGAAATACGCCCTGCACATCGGGACTCTCTCCAGCTTGTCGGTGGCACAACCGGTTCTGGATCTGCTCTCCCAACAGACTGAGTACCTGGTCTCGCGCCAGGTGGGAGTCCTGGAAGCATCGTTCCTGATCTTCTTCCTGGTCCTCGCCGTTCCGGGACTGGTGGTTGCGGGGACCTTTCTGGCGGGATGGGCCATCGGCGCGAAGCGTTGGTTTTACGGCGCCGGCATCGGGATCCTTGTTGTTCTTTTCGGCCTGCTGGTGCTGAAGACCCTCATGCCGGATGCGGGAATACTCCTCTCCGGCGCAGTAGGCCTGCTGGCGGGGTCGACGGCAATCGTCTATGACCGCTCCTCAACTGCGCGCCGGTATCTGACCCTCCTGTCGCCGGCCCTGCTCATCGTTCCGGCGCTCTTTCTGGCTAATCCCTCGGTTCAGAGCGTTCTCAATCCGGACGCGCCGCAAGGCGTCGCATTGGACAGCGGTCGGACGCAGACGCCCATCGTCATGTTGGTCTTCGACGAACTCCCACTTCAGTCTCTCCTGGACCGCCGGGGCGAAATCGACTCCTTGCGTTTTCCCAATTTTGCCGGGCTGGCCGAAGACGCCGCCTGGTTCCCGAATACGGCGACGGTTTCCCCTTCCACCCAATACGCCGTCGCGGCCATGCTGACCGGGAATCTCCCGGAACCGGACCGGACGGCTCGCCCCACGCGGGCCGACTATCCGGACAATCTCTTCACCTGGCTCCGGAATTCCCACCGGCTCAACGTCTTCGAATCCACGACGCATCTCTGCCCGGCGTCTCAGGCGCGCGCGAGTTCCCGCGTGCAGAGCCTGATTCGTCTGCTGGTGGATGTTTCCCTGATCTATCTTCATCTCGTCCTGCCCGAGGATTTGACATACCGCCTGCCTGACATCCGATACGGATGGACTTGGCAGTTGGGTCATCCGGCCCGGCAATTCGAGTCATTCCTGGAGTCGATTCCGGGCCCGGAGGAGCCCGGATTGCATTTCATTCACCTTCAGATCCCCCACCTGCCCTGGGTCTATCTCCCCTCGGGAAAACGCTATCTGTCCGGTGGGGACATCAGCCTCTTCGGGAAGCGGGGCCTCTGGACCCGGGATGAAGCCCTGGTGACCCTGGCCTACCAGCGTCACCTGCTGCAGGTGGGATTCGCCGACCGGCTCCTGGGCCGCCTGCTCAAGAAGCTGAAATCACACGAACTCTACGATCGGAGCCTGATTGTCGTCGCATCGGATCATGGCGTCAGCTTTCGGCCCGGCGGGTCCAGGCGAGCCATGACCGACGCCAACTTCAAGAACATCCTGAACGTGCCGCTGTTGATCAAGGCTCCCCACCAGGAACAGGGCCGGTCGTCGGATCGCCCCACACGAACCACGGATGTCCTCCCCACCATCGCCGGCATTCTCGGGGTTCCGGCGCCATGGCCCACAGACGGAATCCCGGTCACGGAAACCGAGCTTCCGGAAAACCGGGATCTGGCTTCCACCGCTCTGAACATCGCTCGCCCGTATCAGTTTCTGCGTTCTCAAACGACGATATGCCTCCAAGGGCGGTCGTTCGACGTGACCCAGCGTGGATCCCGCGTTCATCTGGATGAGGTGAGCGAGAGCGGCGGCAGGATCATGTTTTTCGGCTGGGCGGCAGACATGGAAACCCTGGCGCCGGCCGACTCCATACTCGTGTTCGCCAACGGCGAACTGGTCTATCGGGGAATGGCTCGGCGCCCGCGCCCGGACGTGGTCGAGTCCTTCAAGGCCGCGGAATTGGAGAATTCCGGGTTTTTGCTCGAGCTGGACCGGGAACTCCTCGAAGGGAATCCCGCGGTGCGTTGCTTTGCGTCTTTCGGAGACCGAATCCGCGAGGCCCAATATCCAGCCAGTTTCCCCTGGTCCACCGAATCGGACGAGAGTTTCGATAAAGCCAAGACCGCCGACGCTGGCCGGATCTGCTCCCAGGATCAGAACGAGCAACGATCCTTTCTGATCACACGGCCGCTCACATCCGAGTCCCTCATGGCGGCCTCCAAGCCCAGTGACTTCGAAATCGGTCTCCGGGAGCGGGCTTGGGACGCAGGCGAAGACGGATTGTTCCAGCCCGCGCCATTCCGTGCCCTGATCGGGAAACGGCTGGATCAACTTACCGTACGGCCGACTCCGGACCTCCGGATCGAGTTGGACAAGCCAGGCTTTCTTTCAAGGCTGAGGCGGCGACTGGACTCCGACTTCATTCCGGCCGCCGTCGAAGGACGGGTCTCGACGAAATACGCGGAGGTCTTGGCCGTGGCCGTGAACGGAACCGTCCGAGCCGTTGCTGCCACATTCGAAGGACGAAGGGGCGACCGTCGTTTCCAGGCGATCGTCCCCGAGTCTACTCTGCGGGACGGGACGAACCGAATCCAGGTGTTCGCGGTGGGACAAAACAACGGCCACGTGACCTTGTTCTCCTCAGCCGAAACCGACTGA
- a CDS encoding zinc-dependent alcohol dehydrogenase family protein — translation MRAMILRRPGTSLEPVDLPPLHPGPGQVRVRVRACAVCRTDLHVVDGDLTGTKLPIIPGHEIVGEVAELGPAVRRHSVGDRVGIPWLGWTCGQCGYCRSDRENLCERARFTGYTLNGGYAEEVVAHERYCFSLPPEYSDIEAAPLLCAGLIGYRSLVMAGPGRRLGLYGFGAAAHIVAQVARHQGRSVYAFTRPGDGTAQDFAVSLGAVWAGGSQRMPPEPLDAAIIFAPVGPLVPLALEAVDKGGIVVLGGIHMSDIPSFPYRLLWEERRLCSVANLTRKDAAEFLEVAPRVPVRTETETFALAEANEALRRLAQGELDGAAVLVP, via the coding sequence ATGCGGGCCATGATCCTGAGGCGGCCGGGGACGAGCCTGGAGCCGGTGGACCTGCCGCCCCTGCACCCGGGACCGGGGCAGGTGCGCGTCCGGGTGCGGGCCTGCGCCGTGTGCCGCACGGACCTGCACGTGGTGGACGGAGATCTGACCGGCACCAAGCTGCCCATCATCCCCGGGCATGAAATCGTGGGAGAAGTGGCCGAGTTGGGTCCCGCAGTGCGGCGGCACTCCGTCGGGGACCGGGTCGGAATCCCCTGGCTGGGATGGACCTGCGGGCAGTGCGGCTACTGCCGTTCGGACCGGGAGAATCTCTGCGAACGGGCCCGGTTCACCGGGTATACATTGAACGGAGGCTACGCCGAAGAGGTCGTGGCCCACGAGCGCTACTGCTTTTCGTTGCCGCCGGAGTACTCGGACATCGAGGCGGCCCCCCTCCTGTGTGCCGGCCTCATCGGCTACCGGTCGTTGGTCATGGCCGGCCCGGGACGGCGTCTGGGCCTCTACGGGTTCGGCGCGGCCGCCCATATCGTCGCCCAGGTGGCCCGGCACCAGGGCAGAAGCGTCTACGCCTTCACCCGTCCCGGCGATGGGACGGCACAGGATTTCGCCGTGTCCCTGGGGGCGGTCTGGGCCGGGGGTTCGCAACGGATGCCCCCTGAACCGCTGGATGCCGCCATCATCTTCGCCCCGGTGGGTCCGCTGGTGCCGCTGGCTCTCGAAGCCGTGGACAAGGGTGGAATCGTGGTCCTGGGCGGAATCCACATGAGCGACATTCCGTCGTTTCCCTACCGCCTGTTGTGGGAGGAACGCCGGCTCTGTTCGGTGGCCAATTTGACCCGGAAGGACGCAGCGGAGTTCCTGGAGGTGGCCCCGCGGGTGCCGGTGCGCACCGAGACCGAGACGTTTGCTCTCGCCGAGGCCAACGAAGCCCTCCGCCGTTTGGCGCAGGGCGAGCTGGATGGAGCCGCGGTGCTGGTCCCTTGA